From Cellulophaga lytica DSM 7489, a single genomic window includes:
- a CDS encoding sensor histidine kinase — protein sequence MNKKLLVILIVLMTLSLLGIIFVQAYWIKKSIEDKEEQFYQTVSQVLDNVAGKIETREINEYGNKLIALKDSVGKPSEFQIRDIFFKEIDEDSREVTIYNHGILKENYNIPPSFFDNDLFNDSTTTITSYTSKTVETVFKENFGMDGKGYSFTPIKTITKFGDISRFERLQFEEMFRDAANRKPMYKRVSKEEIRSSLEEEFKNRKIDIDFEFGIYSKGLPTSVKSRKFKFDPETVNRTPIFRDSEGKTDFSLLVSFPEKKEYLVGSILGMAIITFLFTTIILITYIGAIYQLIRQKKISEIKTDFINNMTHEFKTPIATINLAVEAIRNPGTIGDKEKVGRYLQMIRDENKRMHAQVENVLRISKLEKNQLDISKERVDVHDIIEDAITHVELIVDDRGGYINTHLNAKRTDVLANEMHFTNVLVNVMDNAIKYSPEAPKIDVYTESTKNSILIKIKDQGSGMSKAVLKKVFEKFYREHTGDIHNVKGHGLGLAYVKKIIDDHQGEVYAESEKGKGSTFYIKLPII from the coding sequence ATGAACAAGAAGTTATTGGTTATACTTATTGTGTTGATGACCTTGTCTTTGCTTGGAATTATATTTGTACAGGCATATTGGATTAAAAAATCTATAGAAGACAAAGAGGAGCAGTTTTATCAAACCGTATCACAGGTTTTAGATAATGTAGCAGGTAAGATAGAGACTAGAGAAATTAATGAGTACGGAAATAAGTTAATAGCACTTAAAGATAGTGTTGGTAAACCATCTGAATTTCAAATTAGAGATATCTTTTTTAAAGAGATAGATGAAGACTCTAGAGAAGTAACCATTTATAATCACGGAATATTAAAAGAGAATTATAATATTCCACCTTCGTTCTTTGACAATGATCTTTTTAATGATAGTACAACAACTATTACCAGTTACACCAGTAAAACTGTAGAAACAGTTTTTAAGGAAAATTTTGGTATGGATGGTAAAGGATACAGCTTTACGCCAATTAAAACAATAACAAAATTTGGAGATATATCTAGGTTTGAGCGACTGCAGTTTGAAGAAATGTTTAGAGATGCAGCAAACAGAAAACCTATGTATAAGAGGGTTTCTAAGGAAGAAATTAGATCTTCTTTAGAAGAAGAGTTTAAAAACAGAAAAATAGATATTGATTTTGAATTTGGTATTTATAGCAAAGGGTTGCCAACATCTGTAAAATCTAGAAAATTTAAGTTTGACCCCGAAACTGTTAACAGAACACCAATATTTAGAGATAGTGAAGGAAAAACAGATTTTTCACTATTGGTTTCGTTTCCAGAAAAAAAGGAATACTTAGTAGGTTCTATTTTAGGTATGGCTATTATTACCTTTTTATTTACCACAATTATACTTATTACCTATATAGGCGCTATTTACCAGTTAATTAGGCAGAAAAAAATATCAGAAATTAAAACTGACTTTATAAATAATATGACCCACGAATTTAAAACCCCAATTGCTACAATAAATTTGGCAGTAGAGGCTATTAGAAACCCGGGAACTATTGGAGATAAAGAAAAAGTTGGACGCTACCTGCAAATGATAAGAGATGAGAATAAACGAATGCATGCGCAGGTTGAAAATGTATTACGTATTTCTAAATTGGAGAAAAACCAATTAGATATTAGTAAGGAAAGAGTAGATGTGCACGACATAATTGAAGACGCTATAACGCATGTAGAGCTTATTGTAGATGATAGAGGTGGTTATATAAACACACACTTAAATGCAAAGCGTACAGATGTTTTAGCTAATGAAATGCACTTTACAAATGTGTTGGTAAATGTTATGGATAATGCTATAAAGTACTCTCCAGAAGCGCCAAAAATAGATGTGTACACAGAGAGTACAAAAAACAGTATTCTTATAAAAATAAAAGATCAAGGTTCAGGGATGAGCAAAGCTGTTCTTAAAAAAGTTTTTGAAAAATTTTATAGAGAACACACAGGAGATATACATAATGTAAAAGGGCACGGTTTAGGACTGGCCTACGTAAAAAAAATAATAGATGATCACCAAGGTGAAGTATATGCAGAAAGCGAAAAAGGAAAAGGAAGCACTTTCTACATTAAATTACCTATAATTTAA
- the coaE gene encoding dephospho-CoA kinase (Dephospho-CoA kinase (CoaE) performs the final step in coenzyme A biosynthesis.) — translation MKIVGLTGGIGSGKSTAAKMFADLGVPVYNSDTEAKKLMHTSANVKEQIIQLLGAEAYKNGFLNREYIAQKVFSKANLLEQLNAIVHPAVRIHFLEWAEKQNAPYVIQESAIIFENNNQDFYDYIILVTAPLEVRIDRILKRDNTTREKILSRMDNQWTDEKKEKMSDFMLINEDIVKLKLKIREIHYILRELS, via the coding sequence ATGAAAATTGTTGGTTTAACAGGTGGTATAGGTAGTGGTAAAAGTACTGCAGCTAAAATGTTTGCAGACTTGGGTGTGCCTGTATATAATTCTGATACAGAGGCAAAAAAATTAATGCATACCTCTGCTAATGTAAAAGAGCAAATTATACAATTACTTGGTGCAGAAGCATATAAAAATGGATTTTTAAATAGAGAGTATATAGCCCAAAAAGTTTTTTCTAAAGCTAATTTATTAGAACAATTAAACGCTATTGTACACCCAGCAGTAAGAATACATTTTTTAGAATGGGCTGAAAAACAAAACGCACCTTATGTTATACAAGAAAGTGCAATTATATTTGAGAATAACAACCAAGATTTTTATGACTACATAATTTTGGTAACAGCACCCTTAGAAGTCAGAATAGACAGAATATTAAAAAGGGATAATACTACACGTGAAAAAATTCTTTCTAGAATGGACAATCAGTGGACAGATGAAAAGAAAGAAAAAATGTCTGATTTTATGTTAATAAATGAAGATATTGTAAAGTTAAAGTTAAAAATCAGAGAAATTCATTATATATTAAGGGAGTTGTCTTAA
- a CDS encoding CdaR family protein, with protein MKIFSLFLLCATLAWFVSNLSDSYTANTYFNLEYVNVPDSLFFAQKHKTEVQVKVHAGGFQLLRLNIFRKNIKIDLSNVEEKEDRYFLRQSVFRKQIEQQLPNSLSLTEVGYSDTLYVDLYKLHSKKVPVLANIKVDMAQNYVLEKGIKITPDSIKVSGPKSEIDTIVKVTAEDYNFSDVSSDISKTLQLILPKDLANTKFSDKEVVVSGSVFRFSEKLITVPVTVLNLPNEISIRTFPSEVSILCKANVEVLKKVTATDFSLTADFNDYVDENSPILKLSLTKKPEGVYSAKLKEESVEFILNRK; from the coding sequence GTGAAAATTTTTTCACTCTTTCTACTATGTGCTACATTGGCTTGGTTTGTTAGTAATTTATCTGATTCTTACACCGCTAATACATACTTTAATTTAGAATACGTGAACGTGCCAGATAGCTTGTTTTTTGCTCAAAAACACAAAACAGAAGTACAGGTAAAAGTGCATGCAGGAGGTTTTCAACTATTACGTTTAAATATTTTTAGAAAAAACATAAAAATTGATTTATCTAACGTAGAGGAAAAAGAAGATAGATATTTTTTAAGGCAGTCGGTTTTTAGAAAGCAAATAGAGCAGCAGTTACCAAATTCTTTATCGCTAACAGAAGTTGGTTATAGTGACACTTTGTATGTAGACCTTTATAAACTACACTCTAAAAAAGTGCCGGTTTTAGCAAATATAAAGGTAGATATGGCACAAAATTATGTGTTAGAAAAAGGTATAAAAATAACTCCAGACTCTATAAAAGTATCTGGACCTAAATCTGAAATAGACACTATTGTAAAAGTAACAGCGGAGGACTATAATTTTAGTGATGTATCATCAGATATTAGTAAAACATTACAGTTAATACTGCCTAAGGATTTAGCTAATACTAAGTTTTCAGACAAAGAAGTTGTTGTTTCTGGAAGTGTATTTCGTTTTTCAGAAAAATTAATTACAGTGCCAGTTACAGTTTTAAATTTGCCAAATGAAATAAGTATCAGAACTTTTCCTAGCGAGGTATCTATCTTATGTAAAGCAAATGTAGAGGTATTAAAAAAAGTTACGGCAACGGATTTTAGTTTAACAGCAGATTTTAATGATTATGTAGATGAAAATTCGCCAATATTAAAATTAAGTCTTACTAAAAAACCAGAAGGTGTTTATAGTGCAAAGTTAAAAGAAGAGTCTGTAGAATTTATTTTAAACAGAAAATGA
- a CDS encoding glycosyltransferase produces MNLMFSFIVPVYNRPNEIRELLQSLEQQTYNKPYEIVIVEDGSTISSEKEVSLFHNLPISYYKKENSGPGDSRNYGMRKAKGNYFIVLDSDCILPPHYLETAETSLQNNYVDCYGGPDAAHESFSTVQKAINYAMTSFFTTGGIRGGKKAVDKFQPRSFNMGISKVAFEKTGGYGNIHPGEDPDLTIRIWNNGFTTKLIPEAYVYHKRRIDWNKFYIQVNKFGMVRPILNKWHPETAKITYWFPALFCFGFLMSLLASFLGLPWFLYCYSLYFAVLFVDSLLKNNSIVIAFLSLVAVVIQFVGYGYGFLKSTLTLNSSKKSAQELFPKLFFKL; encoded by the coding sequence ATGAATTTAATGTTTTCTTTTATAGTTCCGGTTTATAACAGACCTAATGAAATTAGAGAGCTGTTGCAAAGCTTAGAGCAACAAACCTATAATAAGCCTTATGAGATTGTTATTGTAGAAGATGGCTCTACAATAAGCTCAGAAAAAGAGGTTTCTCTTTTTCATAATTTACCAATATCATACTATAAAAAAGAAAATTCAGGTCCTGGAGATTCTAGAAACTACGGAATGCGTAAAGCAAAGGGTAATTACTTTATTGTATTAGATTCAGATTGTATTTTACCACCACATTATTTAGAAACAGCAGAAACATCGTTACAAAACAATTATGTAGATTGTTACGGTGGGCCAGATGCTGCTCATGAGTCTTTTTCTACGGTGCAAAAAGCAATTAACTATGCAATGACCTCGTTTTTTACAACAGGTGGTATACGCGGAGGTAAAAAAGCAGTAGATAAGTTTCAGCCACGTAGTTTTAATATGGGAATTTCTAAGGTAGCTTTTGAAAAAACTGGTGGCTACGGAAATATTCATCCGGGTGAAGATCCAGATTTAACCATTAGAATTTGGAACAACGGTTTTACAACAAAATTAATTCCAGAGGCATATGTGTATCATAAACGTAGGATAGACTGGAATAAGTTTTACATTCAGGTAAATAAGTTTGGTATGGTTCGTCCAATATTAAATAAATGGCATCCAGAAACGGCTAAAATTACGTATTGGTTTCCGGCCTTATTTTGCTTTGGATTTTTAATGTCATTATTAGCTTCCTTTTTAGGATTACCTTGGTTTTTATACTGTTATAGCTTATATTTTGCAGTATTGTTTGTAGATTCGTTATTAAAAAATAATAGTATAGTAATAGCATTTTTATCTTTAGTTGCAGTTGTAATACAGTTTGTGGGGTATGGCTATGGCTTTTTAAAGTCTACATTAACATTAAACTCAAGTAAAAAAAGTGCGCAAGAGTTGTTTCCTAAATTATTTTTTAAATTATAA
- a CDS encoding enoyl-ACP reductase FabI, whose protein sequence is MAYNLLKGKRGIIFGALDENSIAWKTAERVHEEGGTFVLTNAPIAMRMGQIKELAEKTGSEIIPADATSEEDLNNLVAKATEILGGKLDFVLHSIGMSVNVRKGRAYTDEKYDFTAKGWDVSALSFHKVMQSLYKADAMNQWGSIVALTYMAAQRTFPDYNDMADNKAYLESVARSFGYFFGKEKQVRVNTISQSPTPTTAGQGVKGFGGFIAYADKMSPLGNATAQDCADYTVSLFSDLTKKVTMQNLFHDGGFSNTGVSQEVIEHFTEE, encoded by the coding sequence ATGGCATACAATTTATTAAAAGGAAAAAGAGGTATTATATTTGGAGCATTAGATGAGAATTCTATAGCTTGGAAAACTGCAGAAAGAGTACACGAAGAAGGTGGTACTTTTGTGTTAACTAACGCACCAATAGCAATGCGTATGGGGCAAATTAAAGAGTTAGCAGAAAAAACAGGATCAGAAATTATACCTGCAGATGCAACTAGCGAAGAAGACTTAAATAATCTGGTAGCTAAAGCTACAGAAATTTTAGGTGGTAAGTTAGACTTTGTTTTACATTCTATTGGTATGTCTGTAAACGTAAGAAAAGGTCGTGCTTATACAGATGAGAAGTATGATTTTACTGCAAAAGGATGGGATGTTTCTGCATTATCTTTTCATAAAGTAATGCAAAGTTTATATAAGGCAGATGCAATGAACCAATGGGGTAGTATTGTAGCCTTAACTTATATGGCGGCACAACGTACTTTTCCAGATTATAATGATATGGCAGATAATAAAGCATATTTAGAGTCTGTTGCACGTAGTTTTGGTTATTTCTTTGGTAAAGAAAAGCAAGTACGTGTAAATACAATTTCACAGTCTCCAACGCCAACAACTGCTGGTCAGGGTGTTAAAGGTTTTGGTGGTTTTATTGCTTATGCAGACAAAATGTCTCCGTTAGGTAATGCTACTGCTCAAGATTGTGCAGACTATACTGTTTCTTTGTTCTCAGATTTAACAAAGAAAGTAACTATGCAAAACCTATTTCATGATGGTGGTTTTTCTAATACAGGAGTTAGCCAAGAGGTAATAGAGCATTTTACAGAAGAATAA
- the recN gene encoding DNA repair protein RecN has translation MLVSLSIKNYALIDHLNVSFTNGFTVITGETGAGKSILLGGLALVLGKRADLSSLRDKEKKCVIEAEFSISKYNLKSFFNENDVDYEENTIIRREILPSGKSRAFINDSPVRLATLTTLGDSLIDVHSQNQTLQLGDNAYQFKVIDGLASNADLLATYEKNLRLFKKEAKALELLQQVKQEGIKEHDYNTFLLSELESAPLKEGILEELEEQYEQLNNVENIMEHLSKGHQLISDEQVGILTLLAELKQASSKLAGFGAQFTSLNDRVQSVFIEVDDIFEEFESLENNVEANPKLLEEVNVKLQLLYDLQKKHGVLEVKELLQIKEDLAQKVDATENIDAAIQAKEAEIAAQEKALNTICTKISKQRKAIIPELKQQLESILASLGMPSAEFKIEINEAPSFMYNGKDELVFQFSANKGSSFGELKKVASGGELSRIMLAIKAVLAKYEDLPTLMFDEIDTGVSGEISNRMGVIMQEMSSSMQIFSITHLPQVASKGNHHYKVYKEDKNNVTHTQMKQLTTEERVVELAEMLGGKDLSDSAIAHARQLLN, from the coding sequence TTGTTAGTATCACTTTCTATAAAAAATTACGCTTTAATAGACCATTTAAATGTGTCTTTTACCAACGGTTTTACAGTAATAACTGGTGAAACTGGTGCAGGAAAATCTATATTATTAGGTGGCTTAGCTTTAGTGTTGGGTAAACGAGCAGATCTATCATCATTAAGAGATAAAGAAAAAAAATGTGTTATAGAGGCAGAGTTTTCTATTAGCAAATACAATCTTAAATCTTTTTTTAATGAAAATGACGTAGATTATGAGGAAAACACCATTATTAGAAGAGAAATATTACCAAGTGGTAAGTCTAGAGCTTTTATTAATGATTCTCCTGTGAGATTAGCAACATTAACTACTTTAGGAGATAGTTTAATAGATGTTCACTCGCAAAACCAAACACTGCAATTAGGAGATAATGCTTATCAATTTAAAGTTATAGACGGTTTAGCTTCTAATGCAGATCTTTTGGCTACTTATGAGAAAAACTTACGTTTATTTAAAAAAGAGGCCAAAGCCTTAGAGTTGTTACAGCAAGTAAAGCAAGAAGGAATAAAAGAACATGATTACAATACTTTTTTATTAAGTGAATTGGAAAGTGCACCTTTAAAAGAAGGAATTTTAGAGGAGTTAGAGGAGCAATATGAGCAGCTTAATAATGTAGAAAACATTATGGAGCATTTGTCTAAAGGGCATCAATTAATATCTGATGAGCAAGTTGGTATTTTAACGTTGTTGGCAGAATTAAAACAAGCATCTAGTAAGTTGGCAGGTTTTGGGGCTCAATTTACAAGCTTAAATGATCGTGTGCAATCTGTATTTATAGAGGTTGATGATATTTTTGAAGAGTTTGAAAGTTTAGAAAATAACGTAGAAGCTAACCCTAAATTGCTTGAGGAAGTAAATGTTAAATTGCAATTGTTGTATGATTTGCAAAAGAAACATGGTGTTTTAGAGGTAAAAGAGCTTTTGCAAATAAAAGAAGACTTAGCGCAAAAAGTAGATGCAACAGAGAATATAGATGCAGCTATACAGGCAAAAGAAGCAGAAATTGCAGCTCAAGAAAAAGCATTAAATACAATTTGTACAAAAATTAGCAAACAGCGTAAAGCAATTATACCAGAATTAAAACAGCAGTTAGAGTCTATTTTAGCTTCTTTAGGTATGCCTAGTGCAGAATTTAAAATTGAAATAAATGAAGCACCAAGCTTTATGTATAATGGTAAAGATGAGCTAGTTTTTCAGTTTTCTGCAAATAAAGGATCTAGTTTTGGAGAATTAAAAAAGGTAGCGTCTGGAGGAGAGCTTTCTCGTATAATGTTAGCAATTAAAGCAGTGTTGGCTAAATATGAAGATTTACCAACGCTAATGTTTGATGAAATAGATACAGGTGTTTCTGGAGAAATATCAAATAGAATGGGGGTAATTATGCAAGAAATGAGCAGTAGTATGCAAATTTTTTCTATAACACATTTACCTCAGGTGGCGTCAAAAGGTAACCATCATTATAAAGTATATAAAGAAGATAAAAATAACGTAACGCACACACAAATGAAGCAACTTACTACAGAAGAAAGAGTAGTGGAGTTAGCAGAAATGTTGGGTGGTAAAGATTTATCAGATTCTGCAATAGCGCATGCTAGGCAGTTATTAAATTAG
- a CDS encoding DUF4835 family protein — protein sequence MYKLVIAFFCFAIFSSATAQELNCTVTINSEQVGQTNQQVFKTLERALNDFMNKTKWTNRIYKEQERVNSRMFITITEYSSSSFKANIQIQSSRPVFNTSYETPIFNYKDNQFNFNYIEFQPLVYNQNTFDSNLVGVMSYYAYIILGLDADSFALEGGTEYFKKAQGIVTQAQGSSAAGWSQSSSERTRFELVDNILSNAYREYRVAMYNYHRKGMDVLADNNSTGKQVISGTLRLLSTIAKRRTNAFVLQTFFDAKSDEIVSIFSDGPKMDVVKLKEVLNTAAPFYSSTWNKIKY from the coding sequence ATGTATAAACTTGTAATTGCTTTTTTTTGTTTTGCTATTTTTTCTTCTGCAACAGCACAAGAGTTAAATTGTACAGTTACTATAAACTCAGAACAAGTAGGGCAAACCAACCAACAAGTTTTTAAAACATTAGAGCGTGCACTTAATGATTTTATGAATAAAACCAAGTGGACAAACCGTATTTATAAAGAACAAGAGCGTGTAAACTCTAGAATGTTTATTACTATAACAGAGTACTCATCAAGTAGTTTTAAAGCAAACATTCAAATACAATCTTCTAGGCCTGTTTTTAATACTTCTTATGAAACGCCTATATTTAACTATAAAGACAATCAATTTAATTTTAATTATATAGAATTTCAGCCTTTAGTTTACAACCAAAATACTTTTGATTCTAATTTAGTAGGTGTAATGTCTTATTACGCATATATAATTCTTGGTTTAGATGCAGATAGTTTTGCTTTAGAAGGTGGAACAGAGTATTTTAAAAAAGCACAAGGTATTGTAACACAGGCACAAGGTAGTAGTGCAGCAGGCTGGAGCCAATCTTCTAGTGAAAGAACTCGTTTTGAGCTAGTAGATAATATTTTGTCTAATGCTTACAGGGAGTATAGAGTTGCAATGTATAATTACCATAGAAAAGGTATGGATGTACTTGCAGATAATAACAGCACAGGAAAACAAGTAATTTCTGGTACATTACGTTTGCTATCTACTATAGCAAAGCGTAGAACAAATGCTTTTGTATTGCAGACTTTTTTTGATGCAAAATCAGATGAAATTGTAAGTATTTTTTCTGATGGGCCTAAAATGGATGTTGTAAAGCTTAAGGAAGTTTTAAATACTGCAGCACCTTTTTATTCTAGTACGTGGAATAAAATAAAATATTAA
- the coaBC gene encoding bifunctional phosphopantothenoylcysteine decarboxylase/phosphopantothenate--cysteine ligase CoaBC: MLGGKNILLGITGGIAAYKTTFLVRLLIKAGANVKVILTDSASSFVSPLTLATLSKNAVLTSFVSEDKEEGTSWNNHVEMGLWADLMVIAPATANTLSKMSNGVCDNLLLATYLSAKCPVFFAPAMDLDMYKHPSTVASFSKLASFGNIMIPAGSGELASGLHGEGRMAEPEDIVLHLKQFLNTGLPLSGKKVVITAGPTYEAIDPVRFIGNHSSGKMGFELALAAANKGAKVILVSGPSHLTISHDNVTLVRVKSADEMYSEVHKHYANVDIAICAAAVADYKPKTIADQKIKKNDAEMQITLVKNKDILFSLGEQKKHQFLVGFALETQNEVENATKKLKKKNLDIIVLNSLNDKGAGFGKSTNKIAIIDKKLNIKTFELKTKADVALDIVNEIIIKTNV; the protein is encoded by the coding sequence ATGTTAGGTGGTAAAAATATCCTTTTAGGAATAACCGGAGGTATTGCCGCATATAAAACTACATTTCTTGTTCGCTTACTTATAAAAGCTGGCGCTAACGTTAAAGTTATTTTAACGGATAGTGCCAGCTCTTTTGTTTCTCCGTTAACCTTAGCTACGCTTTCTAAAAATGCTGTATTAACATCTTTTGTTAGTGAGGACAAGGAAGAAGGAACATCTTGGAACAACCACGTAGAAATGGGTTTATGGGCAGATTTAATGGTTATTGCTCCGGCAACGGCAAACACTTTGTCTAAAATGTCTAATGGTGTTTGTGACAATTTGTTATTAGCAACCTATTTATCAGCTAAATGTCCTGTTTTTTTTGCTCCTGCTATGGATTTGGATATGTATAAACATCCGTCTACTGTAGCTTCATTTAGTAAGTTAGCTTCATTTGGTAATATTATGATTCCTGCAGGGAGTGGTGAGTTAGCAAGTGGCTTACACGGTGAGGGCAGAATGGCAGAACCAGAAGACATAGTACTACATTTAAAACAATTTTTAAACACAGGTTTACCGCTAAGTGGTAAAAAAGTGGTTATTACTGCTGGCCCTACATATGAAGCTATAGATCCTGTGCGTTTTATAGGAAATCATTCATCAGGGAAAATGGGGTTTGAGTTGGCTTTAGCAGCAGCAAATAAAGGGGCCAAAGTTATTTTGGTTTCAGGTCCATCACACTTAACTATTTCTCATGATAATGTTACATTGGTGCGTGTAAAATCTGCAGATGAAATGTATAGTGAAGTTCATAAGCATTATGCAAATGTAGATATAGCTATTTGCGCAGCTGCAGTAGCAGATTATAAGCCTAAAACTATAGCAGACCAAAAAATAAAAAAGAATGATGCTGAAATGCAGATAACTCTTGTAAAAAACAAGGATATCTTATTTTCTTTAGGAGAGCAAAAAAAGCATCAATTTTTGGTTGGCTTTGCATTAGAGACACAAAATGAGGTAGAAAATGCTACTAAAAAGCTAAAAAAGAAGAATTTAGATATTATAGTGCTTAATTCTTTAAATGATAAAGGTGCTGGTTTTGGAAAATCAACCAATAAAATAGCTATCATAGATAAGAAATTAAATATAAAAACGTTTGAACTAAAGACAAAGGCAGATGTTGCCTTAGATATTGTAAATGAAATTATTATAAAGACTAATGTATAA
- a CDS encoding DNA-directed RNA polymerase subunit omega encodes MNMNDLKNSKAAVSTTTINKNEFDAGTGNIYEAISIVSKRAIQINSDIKKELLEKLEEFATYNDSLDEIFENKEQIEVSKFYEKLPKPHALAVTEWLEDRIYHRNTAKDS; translated from the coding sequence ATGAATATGAACGACTTGAAAAATTCAAAAGCAGCTGTATCTACAACTACAATTAATAAAAATGAGTTTGATGCTGGTACAGGAAACATATATGAAGCAATTTCTATAGTTTCTAAAAGAGCAATACAGATAAACTCTGATATTAAAAAAGAACTTTTAGAGAAGTTGGAAGAGTTTGCTACTTATAATGATAGTTTAGATGAAATTTTTGAAAACAAAGAGCAGATAGAGGTTTCTAAGTTTTATGAAAAATTACCAAAACCACACGCTTTAGCGGTTACAGAGTGGTTAGAAGATAGAATTTACCATAGAAATACAGCGAAAGACTCATAG
- a CDS encoding outer membrane protein assembly factor BamD, with translation MKKLLPLLLLVLILGSCSEYQKVLKNQDVKAKYEMAEKFYDEGDFKRANRLLEQIASKYIGKPQGERVMFFFANSYYQIGQYNDAGYQFERFVKAYPRSEKMQEASFLGAKSYSYLSRKYSLDQTDTDKALLKIQNFINTYPDSEYLPEANEIAASLTRKKEKKALEIAKQFTKLGEFYDLEYSISAIKALENFMLDNPGTIYKEEALYYKTLAAYNLAINSHPNKKEERLKNANEAYGKLIKTFPETEFAKKANNMKEKIDKELQNYSK, from the coding sequence ATGAAGAAATTATTACCACTTTTATTGTTGGTGTTAATCTTGGGCTCTTGTAGCGAATACCAAAAAGTATTAAAAAACCAAGATGTTAAAGCTAAATATGAAATGGCCGAGAAGTTTTATGACGAAGGCGATTTTAAAAGAGCTAACCGTTTGTTAGAGCAAATAGCTTCTAAATATATAGGTAAACCACAGGGAGAGCGTGTAATGTTTTTCTTTGCAAATAGTTACTATCAAATAGGGCAGTATAATGACGCAGGGTATCAGTTTGAGCGTTTTGTAAAAGCGTATCCTAGAAGTGAAAAAATGCAAGAAGCATCTTTTTTAGGAGCTAAAAGTTATTCTTATTTATCTCGTAAATATTCTTTAGATCAGACAGATACCGATAAAGCATTGTTAAAAATACAAAACTTTATTAATACTTATCCAGACTCTGAATATTTGCCAGAAGCTAACGAAATAGCAGCTTCTTTAACAAGAAAAAAGGAGAAAAAAGCGTTAGAGATAGCAAAGCAATTTACTAAATTAGGAGAGTTTTACGATTTAGAGTACTCAATATCAGCAATAAAGGCATTAGAAAACTTTATGTTAGATAATCCAGGAACTATATATAAAGAAGAAGCATTATATTACAAAACACTTGCTGCTTACAATTTAGCAATAAATAGTCATCCTAATAAAAAGGAAGAACGTTTAAAAAATGCTAATGAAGCTTACGGTAAGTTAATTAAAACTTTTCCAGAAACAGAATTTGCTAAAAAAGCAAACAATATGAAGGAGAAAATAGACAAAGAATTACAAAATTATTCAAAATAA